A window of Roseburia hominis A2-183 genomic DNA:
GCGGACAACAAGTCCGTCTTTTGTCCGCTCCGCTTCCAGATAGTGATACTCTTTGGCATTCTCAAGCGGCTGTACCACATAAGTTCCGTGCACATACTGCCCGTCGACGGACATATGCTGGTGCCCGGTCAGCAGAATGTCAAAATCCAGTTCCTTACAGATGCGGTATCCGACATTCTCCGTCGTCTTCTGCAGGCGCTCTCCGGTCTTTAAATCACACTCAAATCCGCCGTGGTAGATGCAAAGCGTAATGTCCACCTCTTTTTTCAGATGCAAAAGCGCCTCTTTTGCCGCCTCAAATGGGTCTGTAATGCAAATTCCCGCGAGATTTTCCTTCCGCTCCCACACATTCACATAGTCTGTCACAATACCGACAATCCCGACCCGGAGTCCGTTTCCAAGCGTGTGGATCACATACGGATGGCATGCTCTTCCCGCCTCATCTACAACATTCTGGCAGACACACGCGCCGTGATGAGCCTCTATGTAAGCGTTCTGATAGTCCATCCCATAATTAAAATCATGGTTGCCGAGCGTATAATAATCGTAGCCGCAGTCGTTCATGATATCCACAATGGCCTGCGGCGATCCTGACTTCTGCCTGCAATAGTAGGCAAAGGCGGAGCCCTGCAATATATCTCCGCCATCAATTACCAGTGTATTCTCATCTTTTTTGAAATCCCGGGCAAACGAGAACAGCCCCAGATCTTTTCGTTTCAAATCCCCGTAAGTCGTTGGGTAAAAATACCCGTGAACATCCGAGGTAAAATATATCTTTAACGTTTGTTCCATCTTATCCCTCAGTCGTATTATAGTTATCCCCGCGTCAGCTTCACACGGATCTTTGTGGAGATTACTTCCACAATCAGAATCAGCACGATCAGTCCTGCAAGGATTGCACCCACCTGATTCCATTTGTACGCGCTCATTGCAAAAATAAGCGGCGCACCAATACCGCCGGCACCTACCAGACCAAGCACAGTCGCATCACGAAGATTCATGTCAAAACGATAGATTAACGTTGACATAAAGTCCGGGAATAACTGTGACAGAATGCCATAACGGATCTTCTGGAACATCGTGCATCCCGCTGCATCAAGCGATTCCAGTATCTTGGTGTCAAGGTCTTCGATACTCTCAATAAACATCTTGCTGATCATACCGATCGAGCACAGGGACATCGTCAGAAGTCCCGCAAATGGTCCCGGTCCCGTCACACGGATGAACATCAGTCCATATACAAATGCCGGTATTGTGCGG
This region includes:
- the phnE gene encoding phosphonate ABC transporter, permease protein PhnE yields the protein MKKEIDKMYEQKPKTWYAKILVALIVAALLAWSMSTVQSGTTGGDGLTVAGKIISGIFHPDTALLFNFTTSGVAYLLLETMCIAFLGTIVGAVLSIPLSFLAAANLVPKPIALIFRVFIMAIRTIPAFVYGLMFIRVTGPGPFAGLLTMSLCSIGMISKMFIESIEDLDTKILESLDAAGCTMFQKIRYGILSQLFPDFMSTLIYRFDMNLRDATVLGLVGAGGIGAPLIFAMSAYKWNQVGAILAGLIVLILIVEVISTKIRVKLTRG
- a CDS encoding bifunctional metallophosphatase/5'-nucleotidase, which codes for MEQTLKIYFTSDVHGYFYPTTYGDLKRKDLGLFSFARDFKKDENTLVIDGGDILQGSAFAYYCRQKSGSPQAIVDIMNDCGYDYYTLGNHDFNYGMDYQNAYIEAHHGACVCQNVVDEAGRACHPYVIHTLGNGLRVGIVGIVTDYVNVWERKENLAGICITDPFEAAKEALLHLKKEVDITLCIYHGGFECDLKTGERLQKTTENVGYRICKELDFDILLTGHQHMSVDGQYVHGTYVVQPLENAKEYHYLEAERTKDGLVVRSEKRVADGANAVGALCEKYAAEEERVQSWLDQPIGHLSRALLPGEKAEMALHGSPIADFLNRIQLHFSGAQLSAVGLANEIAGFRSEVSVRDIIATYPYPNTLIVCRISGKQLKQVMERSAEYFAVATDGTVQVAESFLVPKVEHYNYDYYMGAAYEIDPAAPVGNRIKNLTYQGKTVTETDSFTLCLNNYRYSGAGGYEVYTECELVREINTEMVELILEYFKENPYVEV